The following coding sequences lie in one Capsicum annuum cultivar UCD-10X-F1 chromosome 5, UCD10Xv1.1, whole genome shotgun sequence genomic window:
- the LOC107866103 gene encoding uncharacterized protein LOC107866103 — translation MGKVSKDWEEIFGKDREVRERAEGPLHAIEDILKIQTSRLSIDMTLGFLINVDKDEHENEGSHGPNIAKSESAYTDLVLQGHLKINMLEDRFMNVLIHLKSKANMLNVGVIYHNYNK, via the exons ATGGGAAAAGTTTCTAAAG ACTGGGAGGAAATATTTGGCAAAGATAGGGAAGTGAGAGAGCGTGCAGAAGGGCCACTACATGCTATTGAGGATATCTTAAAGATTCAAACATCAAGACTTTCTATTGATATGACTTTGGGATTTCTTATTAATGTTGATAAAGATGAACATGAAAATGAAGGTAGTCATGGACCTAATATAGCTAAATCTGAAAGTGCTTATACAGACCTAGTTTTACAGGGtcatttgaaaataaatatgCTAGAGGATCGCTTCATGAATGTACTGATACATCTGAAAAGCAAGGCGAATATGCTAaatgttggtgtaatataccacaattacaataaatga